From Gimesia panareensis, the proteins below share one genomic window:
- the thiO gene encoding glycine oxidase ThiO, whose amino-acid sequence MQDVNIVGGGVIGLSIAYELAIQGLSVTVFDRQQFGKEASWAGAGMLPPADRESATTPRLMLRAASQPLWPDWSQQLQEESGVDNGYLNCGGLHVAYATDTPDWQGYLDEWKQTGVRLEELDATLLRERAPYLSEQIPSAFYLPDMGQVRNPRHMQALLAACLKRGVKLEPGTPIVGFKRDGSKVTGVRTYAGIQRAGRTIIAGGAWSPEILNQLGLKCELVPIQGQIVLLSMDRLPFQAVIESGKRYLVPRSDGRLLIGSTERDIGFNKQNTAEGVAGLIEFAQTLVPALKQARFERAWAGLRPKSIDGLPYLGYVDGYENLLMAAGHYRDGLQLSPITARLIRQLICEEPTDVPLDAFSCSRGMTD is encoded by the coding sequence ATGCAGGATGTCAATATCGTTGGTGGCGGGGTGATCGGGTTGTCGATCGCCTATGAGTTAGCAATCCAGGGACTGTCTGTTACAGTCTTCGATCGTCAGCAGTTCGGAAAAGAAGCATCCTGGGCGGGAGCGGGGATGCTGCCTCCTGCGGATCGCGAATCTGCCACGACACCGCGGCTCATGCTGCGAGCCGCCAGTCAGCCACTCTGGCCGGACTGGTCACAGCAGTTGCAGGAAGAGTCGGGCGTTGATAACGGCTATCTCAACTGTGGCGGCCTGCACGTGGCTTATGCGACTGATACACCGGACTGGCAGGGGTATCTCGATGAGTGGAAGCAGACGGGCGTACGGCTGGAAGAACTCGACGCGACACTGCTGCGGGAACGGGCGCCTTATTTAAGTGAGCAGATCCCTTCCGCCTTTTATCTGCCCGACATGGGACAGGTGCGCAACCCGCGTCACATGCAGGCGCTGCTGGCCGCGTGTCTCAAACGCGGAGTGAAGCTGGAGCCGGGGACGCCGATCGTCGGTTTCAAACGAGACGGATCGAAAGTGACCGGCGTGCGGACGTATGCTGGCATTCAAAGAGCAGGGCGGACGATCATCGCCGGGGGGGCCTGGTCTCCCGAAATTCTGAATCAGCTGGGGCTCAAGTGTGAGCTGGTGCCGATTCAGGGACAGATCGTGTTGCTGTCGATGGACAGGCTGCCGTTCCAGGCGGTGATTGAATCGGGCAAACGCTACCTGGTGCCGCGGAGTGACGGTCGGCTGTTGATCGGATCGACCGAACGCGACATCGGATTTAACAAACAGAATACGGCAGAGGGAGTGGCTGGGCTGATTGAATTCGCCCAGACGCTGGTGCCGGCATTGAAGCAGGCGCGCTTCGAACGGGCGTGGGCCGGCTTGCGACCGAAGTCGATCGACGGGTTGCCTTACCTGGGATATGTGGACGGTTATGAGAATCTGCTGATGGCGGCGGGACATTACCGGGATGGATTACAGCTTTCGCCGATCACCGCGCGGTTGATCAGACAGTTGATCTGTGAAGAACCGACCGATGTGCCGCTGGATGCGTTTTCCTGTTCGCGCGGGATGACGGACTGA
- a CDS encoding CvpA family protein: MWFDLLIVAILIYAVWKGASKGVVWQLAAIAALVLCFAFAESLSLHLAPMINVKPPLNRWIAMLAIYIGFSFISFTLARSLKSAIDSLKFNEFDRHLGAVLGLLKGVVFSLFLIFFLITISETARAAVLKSHSGYAAAVMLNEMAPVMPAELHELLDECLVKLNYPGVPMHHDDDDVFHDNHQHADDNPFPPGSNDLPSPFFEKPGGSGSDVRTTNQDSLLKDILKRIPSYLRGELEDKIIEAYNSTAPEDREQFANQLKSQIPGVLRRVTSEWQDGQPQAAVPTNNSTFGANGTQQLASERTQLLKKIAAVYSDYPEAQNSLIEEFELNLSGLPDQVVMAVLRDWKTDLLLDGGDPDPQTDVTTPLDTRVLRQLQLQRVPLNSLGAALQQRMQSVQRR; this comes from the coding sequence ATGTGGTTTGATTTATTAATTGTTGCGATTCTGATTTACGCAGTCTGGAAAGGCGCTTCGAAAGGAGTGGTCTGGCAGCTGGCTGCGATTGCCGCCCTGGTCTTGTGCTTCGCGTTTGCTGAATCGCTTTCGCTGCATCTGGCGCCGATGATCAACGTCAAACCGCCGCTGAATCGCTGGATCGCGATGCTGGCGATCTACATCGGCTTCTCGTTTATTTCGTTTACGCTGGCACGCAGTCTGAAGTCGGCCATCGATTCGCTGAAGTTCAATGAATTCGATCGTCACCTGGGAGCCGTGCTGGGACTGCTCAAAGGGGTTGTGTTCAGCCTGTTCCTGATTTTCTTCCTGATTACGATTTCCGAAACTGCTCGGGCAGCCGTGCTCAAATCGCACAGTGGTTATGCGGCTGCGGTAATGCTCAATGAGATGGCGCCGGTGATGCCTGCGGAGCTGCACGAGCTGCTGGATGAGTGTCTGGTCAAATTGAACTATCCCGGAGTGCCGATGCACCATGATGATGACGATGTCTTTCATGATAATCATCAGCACGCAGACGACAATCCGTTTCCGCCAGGATCCAATGATCTGCCCAGCCCGTTTTTTGAGAAGCCGGGTGGGAGTGGATCAGACGTACGGACGACCAACCAGGATTCGCTGCTGAAAGACATCCTGAAGCGGATTCCCAGCTACCTGCGGGGCGAGCTGGAAGACAAGATTATTGAAGCCTACAACTCGACGGCTCCGGAGGATCGGGAGCAGTTTGCGAACCAGTTGAAATCCCAGATTCCGGGCGTGCTGCGAAGAGTCACCAGCGAATGGCAGGACGGTCAGCCACAGGCTGCTGTGCCGACAAATAATTCGACTTTCGGGGCCAATGGAACGCAGCAGCTCGCCAGCGAGCGAACGCAGCTTTTGAAGAAAATTGCAGCCGTCTATTCGGACTATCCTGAGGCCCAGAATTCACTCATCGAAGAGTTTGAACTGAACCTGTCAGGACTGCCGGACCAGGTGGTGATGGCGGTGCTGAGGGACTGGAAAACAGACCTGCTGCTGGACGGGGGAGACCCCGATCCACAGACCGATGTGACCACGCCTTTAGATACCCGTGTCTTGCGTCAATTGCAGTTGCAACGGGTGCCTTTGAATTCGCTGGGTGCAGCGCTGCAGCAGCGGATGCAAAGCGTGCAACGCAGGTAA
- a CDS encoding response regulator, whose product MSSEISLKNSKILIADDNHQNCELLDAYLLDEGYETFMAYDGKETLEKVAEIEPDLILLDIMMPKLSGYEVCAQLKQSEETRDIPILVITALSEMGDIEKSVQAGCDDFLTKPVNRIELTTRVRSLLRVRHLTNERDRLLAYLAEVEGSTKSASSDS is encoded by the coding sequence ATGTCGTCTGAAATCTCATTGAAGAATTCTAAAATCCTCATCGCAGATGATAATCATCAGAACTGTGAACTGCTCGATGCCTACCTGCTGGATGAAGGCTACGAAACCTTCATGGCCTACGATGGAAAAGAAACCCTGGAGAAAGTCGCTGAAATCGAACCTGACCTGATCCTGCTCGACATCATGATGCCCAAGCTCAGCGGTTATGAAGTCTGTGCCCAGCTCAAGCAGAGTGAGGAAACCAGGGACATTCCGATCCTCGTGATTACCGCGCTGAGTGAAATGGGTGACATTGAGAAATCGGTGCAGGCCGGCTGCGACGACTTTTTAACCAAACCCGTCAACCGCATCGAACTGACGACACGCGTCCGTTCACTGTTACGCGTTCGCCACCTGACCAATGAACGCGATCGACTGCTGGCCTACCTGGCGGAAGTGGAAGGCTCGACCAAATCGGCTTCCAGTGATTCATAA
- a CDS encoding efflux RND transporter periplasmic adaptor subunit, whose translation MQTRQAQFFTYIRFSALSTVLGVTFFALTSIGQAQQPTGDQPETAFIEREAITLRHPRDYYVPLNLKPVRELSIASPIEGVIHSVDVQPGDKPATKAVLVRLEAAIPQAEVARAQAALVLAREEQKNATGKAASVAKANVALAEAELNIANIRLEQTTIRAPFEGEVFRVLVSPGAYVRAGDPLLELGDTSKLKVEIPLARDQALAGNKIDLSVEDQATQGTVNQVLPLAAQFEKLRDLASSITSAVVVLDNKENQFRPGQSVSVNLIPRYPIAEIPTVAVKNSPEGERKIQVIRENVIRELKPQILGQVGPERLYVSAAFNKDDEIVVSSTQPLVDGASLQPVTTVGKTKASSTTPTGSQPAKPPEKKVSF comes from the coding sequence ATGCAGACCCGTCAGGCTCAGTTTTTCACATACATTCGTTTTTCAGCTCTCTCTACTGTGCTCGGTGTCACGTTCTTCGCGCTGACCTCCATCGGCCAGGCACAACAGCCGACAGGCGATCAGCCCGAGACGGCGTTTATTGAACGCGAAGCCATCACACTCAGACACCCGCGCGACTATTACGTCCCACTCAACCTGAAACCGGTCCGCGAACTGTCCATCGCTTCTCCCATCGAAGGCGTGATCCATTCCGTTGACGTACAGCCGGGCGACAAACCTGCCACCAAAGCGGTACTGGTTCGACTGGAAGCAGCGATTCCCCAGGCGGAAGTCGCCCGGGCACAAGCGGCCCTGGTTCTCGCCCGCGAAGAACAGAAAAACGCAACCGGGAAAGCCGCCTCGGTAGCCAAAGCCAATGTCGCTCTGGCGGAGGCCGAACTGAACATCGCCAACATCCGCCTGGAGCAGACCACAATCCGGGCCCCCTTTGAAGGGGAAGTGTTCCGCGTCCTGGTCTCCCCCGGTGCGTATGTCAGAGCAGGGGACCCCCTGCTGGAACTGGGGGACACCTCGAAGCTCAAAGTAGAAATCCCCCTCGCACGAGACCAGGCTCTGGCCGGAAACAAAATTGACTTGAGTGTCGAAGACCAGGCGACCCAGGGCACCGTGAACCAGGTGCTCCCTCTGGCTGCACAATTCGAAAAACTCCGTGACCTGGCCAGTTCGATCACATCCGCTGTTGTCGTGCTGGACAATAAAGAGAATCAGTTCCGGCCGGGGCAGTCGGTCAGTGTCAACCTGATTCCACGTTATCCGATTGCAGAAATCCCCACGGTCGCCGTGAAAAACAGCCCGGAAGGGGAACGAAAAATTCAGGTCATTCGTGAAAATGTGATCAGAGAGCTGAAGCCACAGATTCTCGGACAGGTAGGTCCCGAACGCCTGTACGTTTCTGCGGCTTTCAACAAAGACGATGAGATTGTCGTGAGCAGCACACAGCCCCTGGTCGATGGGGCCAGCCTGCAACCGGTGACCACCGTCGGGAAAACCAAGGCCTCATCCACAACCCCCACAGGCAGTCAGCCTGCAAAACCACCTGAAAAAAAGGTCAGCTTTTAA
- a CDS encoding glutaredoxin family protein: protein MSTITHKEELPPGLPFLGNSMLFLGLSILALSFIGTEWLPFQMPRSWYSSPSIWKLLALGLSGAGIVILNRVSRMEMKKQQRQPEIVTQADWIPEEPGRRFETLTVYTKQDCPLCEEAVDILEDYAAYLPEWELIDIYSDPALVEKFGTCVPVVLIDGKIRFRGRINEVLLRRLIVASPVTKAIRQKCGCNKQGCGCQSQKSSAESSGCGGQCRCA, encoded by the coding sequence ATGAGTACGATTACACATAAAGAAGAACTACCACCGGGGCTGCCTTTTCTAGGTAACTCCATGTTATTTCTAGGCTTATCCATACTGGCACTCTCCTTCATCGGCACAGAGTGGCTCCCGTTTCAGATGCCGCGTTCCTGGTATTCGAGCCCTTCGATCTGGAAACTGCTCGCCCTGGGACTCTCCGGAGCGGGAATTGTCATTCTGAATCGGGTCTCCCGGATGGAAATGAAAAAACAGCAGCGGCAGCCCGAAATTGTGACACAGGCAGACTGGATCCCCGAAGAACCGGGACGGCGTTTTGAGACACTGACCGTCTATACCAAACAGGATTGTCCACTTTGCGAAGAAGCGGTCGATATCCTGGAAGACTATGCCGCGTATCTCCCCGAATGGGAATTAATCGATATCTACAGCGATCCGGCACTCGTCGAAAAGTTTGGCACCTGTGTCCCCGTTGTGCTCATTGACGGCAAAATCCGCTTCCGCGGACGGATCAATGAAGTTCTGCTGAGGCGACTGATCGTCGCTTCACCGGTGACGAAAGCCATTCGCCAGAAGTGCGGCTGCAACAAACAGGGCTGCGGCTGCCAGAGTCAGAAATCGTCTGCCGAATCCTCCGGATGCGGTGGACAGTGCCGTTGCGCTTAA
- the dtd gene encoding D-aminoacyl-tRNA deacylase — translation MRAVVQRVSRASVTVNGEITGQIEQGFLVLLGVEQSDTQDDVIYLAQKTVGLRVFEDAEGKMNLALADVNGKMLVVSQFTLLGDCRKGRRPSFVNAARPEQANELYQSFVAEVKGHGITVETGRFQEHMDVELVNDGPITLLLDSRKQF, via the coding sequence TTGAGAGCCGTTGTGCAGCGTGTGTCCCGTGCGAGTGTGACCGTGAACGGTGAAATTACCGGACAGATCGAGCAGGGGTTTCTGGTCTTGCTGGGGGTCGAACAGAGCGATACCCAGGATGATGTGATTTATCTGGCGCAGAAAACCGTGGGGTTGCGTGTCTTCGAAGATGCAGAAGGAAAAATGAATCTTGCGCTCGCGGATGTGAATGGCAAGATGCTGGTGGTGAGCCAGTTCACGTTGCTGGGTGACTGTCGTAAAGGCCGGCGGCCCAGTTTTGTGAATGCCGCGCGTCCCGAACAGGCGAACGAGCTGTATCAGAGCTTTGTCGCGGAAGTCAAAGGGCACGGTATCACGGTCGAAACGGGACGCTTCCAGGAACATATGGATGTGGAACTGGTGAATGACGGCCCAATTACTCTGCTGTTGGACAGCCGCAAGCAGTTTTAG
- a CDS encoding acetyl-CoA carboxylase carboxyltransferase subunit alpha: protein MSVTTQLAFERPIYELEEQLKKIEQEPNPTANTKDAIRNMRLEITRMKREIFENLDAWETVMVARHQERPQTLDYLELVFDEFVELHGDKAMGDDRAILTGFAKLDGQKVMFVGQQKGRTLQERTECYYGCAHPEGYRKALSKMKMAEKFGIPIICLIDTPGAYPGIKAEEHGQAYNIALNLREMALLKTPIICVVIGEGGSGGALGIGIGDHISVLQFAYYSVITPEGCAGILWKDVKFANEAANALKFTSQNLFNLGIIDEVIPEPLGGAHRDHRQMATALKASLSSNLKNLTGIPRDELVDRRYEKFRKIGMFHETGEPV from the coding sequence ATGTCCGTAACGACTCAGCTTGCATTCGAACGCCCCATTTACGAACTGGAAGAACAGCTCAAGAAAATCGAGCAGGAACCCAATCCCACCGCCAACACCAAAGATGCCATCCGTAACATGCGCCTGGAAATCACACGCATGAAACGTGAGATCTTTGAGAACCTGGACGCCTGGGAGACGGTCATGGTCGCCCGTCACCAGGAACGGCCACAGACCCTGGATTACCTGGAACTCGTCTTCGATGAGTTCGTCGAACTGCACGGCGACAAAGCGATGGGGGACGACCGGGCCATTCTGACCGGCTTCGCCAAGCTCGACGGCCAGAAGGTCATGTTCGTCGGACAGCAGAAAGGACGCACGCTGCAGGAACGCACGGAATGCTATTACGGCTGTGCCCATCCGGAAGGTTACCGCAAGGCCCTCTCCAAGATGAAGATGGCTGAGAAATTCGGCATCCCGATCATCTGCCTGATTGATACCCCCGGTGCTTATCCGGGCATCAAAGCGGAAGAACACGGACAGGCCTACAACATCGCCCTCAACCTCCGCGAAATGGCACTCCTCAAGACCCCCATCATCTGCGTCGTGATTGGCGAAGGGGGCTCCGGCGGGGCCCTCGGCATCGGCATCGGAGACCACATCTCCGTACTGCAGTTCGCCTACTATTCTGTGATCACTCCGGAAGGCTGTGCGGGCATCCTGTGGAAAGATGTGAAATTCGCCAACGAGGCCGCCAACGCTCTCAAATTCACCAGCCAGAATCTGTTCAACCTGGGCATCATTGATGAAGTCATTCCGGAGCCTTTGGGGGGTGCACATCGCGATCATCGCCAGATGGCAACCGCGCTCAAAGCATCGCTCTCGAGCAATCTCAAAAACCTGACAGGCATCCCCAGAGACGAACTGGTTGACCGGCGTTACGAGAAGTTTCGCAAGATCGGCATGTTCCACGAAACCGGGGAACCCGTCTGA
- a CDS encoding YiiX/YebB-like N1pC/P60 family cysteine hydrolase, which produces MSLFLSIAVLASTPQDLQRNEQPVEAARPQMTLNFTTFDQLADSLSSRVQTGTLLFSKGDCLAVRIFTQSPYTHVAMIVMRNGEPVVYDSMNGTGARCLTLKNYLNTQRPATIHVFQPRSVFSEDMTEEYERLLDQKLGTPYSIKHHLTGKRTNGIHCAEYAIDALSACDLMQAKSPPKVSPASLVKGIVQARRYVPAITFELEKPPAVAEKPRNWCHQLWIDTKNCTSACCVKLRGWVLCQ; this is translated from the coding sequence ATGTCATTATTCCTGTCAATTGCTGTCCTCGCTTCCACGCCACAGGATCTTCAAAGGAATGAACAGCCAGTCGAGGCTGCAAGACCACAGATGACATTGAATTTTACGACCTTCGACCAGCTGGCCGATTCGCTTTCTTCCCGGGTCCAGACGGGAACGCTGCTGTTCAGCAAAGGGGACTGCCTCGCCGTCCGGATTTTCACCCAGAGCCCTTACACGCACGTCGCCATGATCGTCATGCGGAATGGGGAGCCCGTCGTCTATGACAGTATGAACGGCACCGGTGCCCGCTGTCTGACTCTGAAAAACTATCTGAATACACAACGCCCCGCCACAATCCACGTCTTCCAGCCCCGGTCGGTCTTCAGTGAAGACATGACAGAGGAGTACGAACGTCTGCTCGACCAGAAGCTGGGCACTCCCTATTCGATCAAACATCATCTGACCGGCAAACGCACTAACGGCATTCACTGCGCGGAATACGCGATCGACGCGCTCTCCGCCTGTGACCTGATGCAGGCCAAGTCGCCTCCCAAGGTCTCGCCGGCTTCGCTGGTGAAGGGGATCGTCCAGGCACGTCGCTATGTGCCGGCCATCACATTTGAACTGGAAAAACCACCCGCTGTAGCAGAAAAGCCGCGCAACTGGTGCCACCAGCTCTGGATCGATACCAAAAACTGCACCTCGGCCTGCTGTGTCAAACTGCGGGGCTGGGTCCTCTGTCAGTAA
- a CDS encoding class I SAM-dependent rRNA methyltransferase, producing the protein MSDSSPSVSDANGDTDTQPLPRVLLKPRRALPFFGRHPWVFAGAISRMEGNPQPGDEVILQTERGEFIARGLFNPHSNIRVRLYSWNEDQPLDDALWTERLSQAVALREATGLLDNFETSGCRLVFSEADQLSGLTIDRYGAWFLVQFSSLALSRKQDLVIRFLKDRFPCKGIWLRTEKGIREAEGLEISDQLLDGETPPPHFFLEENGIRYGMNMVTGQKTGFYLDQRDNRLAAARYLKNHRVLEMHCYTGAFALNAVINGQAQSVQAYDASQAAIEQATANAELNGVGNRIRFQAGKAYAVLEQLNEQGEQFDSVILDPPKMARHRSGVKQALKGYFSLNRLALEVLKPGGILVTCSCSGLVTQQDFQQMLASVAQHTGRHIQVLEERGQPADHPVSPSCPENHYLKCFICRVL; encoded by the coding sequence ATGAGTGATTCTTCGCCCTCCGTCTCCGACGCGAACGGGGACACCGACACACAACCATTACCGCGCGTCCTGCTCAAGCCGCGCCGTGCACTCCCGTTCTTCGGTCGACACCCCTGGGTGTTCGCCGGTGCCATCTCCCGCATGGAAGGGAATCCCCAGCCGGGAGACGAAGTCATCCTGCAGACCGAGCGCGGCGAATTCATCGCCCGGGGCCTGTTCAACCCGCACAGCAACATTCGCGTCCGGCTCTACTCCTGGAACGAAGACCAGCCCCTGGATGACGCGCTCTGGACCGAGCGCCTCTCCCAGGCGGTCGCACTCCGCGAAGCGACCGGGCTGCTCGACAACTTCGAAACATCCGGCTGCCGCCTCGTCTTCAGCGAAGCCGACCAGCTCTCCGGGCTGACCATCGATCGCTATGGTGCCTGGTTCCTGGTCCAGTTTTCCAGCCTGGCTCTCTCCCGGAAACAGGATCTCGTGATTCGCTTCCTCAAAGACCGTTTCCCCTGCAAAGGGATCTGGCTCCGCACAGAGAAGGGCATCCGCGAAGCAGAGGGGCTGGAAATCTCCGACCAGCTGCTGGATGGCGAAACGCCGCCTCCGCACTTCTTCCTGGAAGAGAACGGCATTCGCTACGGCATGAACATGGTCACCGGGCAGAAGACCGGCTTCTATCTCGATCAGCGCGACAACCGACTGGCGGCCGCACGCTACCTCAAAAATCATCGCGTCCTGGAAATGCACTGCTACACCGGCGCCTTCGCGCTGAATGCGGTCATCAACGGACAGGCACAGTCCGTGCAGGCCTATGACGCGTCCCAGGCCGCCATCGAACAGGCCACCGCGAACGCGGAACTGAACGGCGTCGGCAACCGGATTCGTTTTCAGGCGGGGAAAGCTTATGCCGTCCTCGAACAGTTAAACGAGCAGGGGGAGCAGTTCGATTCGGTCATCCTGGATCCCCCGAAGATGGCCCGGCACCGCAGCGGCGTCAAGCAGGCGCTCAAAGGCTATTTCAGCCTGAACCGTCTCGCGCTGGAGGTCCTTAAACCGGGAGGTATCCTGGTTACCTGCAGCTGCTCCGGCCTGGTCACCCAACAGGACTTTCAGCAGATGCTGGCCTCGGTCGCGCAGCACACCGGACGCCACATTCAGGTCCTGGAAGAGCGGGGCCAGCCGGCCGATCACCCGGTTTCCCCCAGCTGCCCCGAAAACCATTACCTGAAATGTTTCATCTGCCGTGTGCTCTGA
- a CDS encoding serine/threonine protein kinase: protein MADTETTETENDKIVDEYELVSLIADGTSTQVWEVKEQGGATTFAMKRMLPEAMKKPEVIATMKLEAKVGAALDHPNLIQLHKYVKNKKNAYLVMDYFRAPNLRSQISSDRLSVQNRLRKLIESTAMALGHMHDKGWVHKDIKPENILISKSSEVKIIDFGLAVPVAKGIGKLFGKPKAVQGTRSYIAPETIKKQPLGPGADIYSLGITIYEILTGKTPFHGENPKEVLLKHISERAAPPSSINPNVTPEMDEFILKMLAKKPENRFLSMDEVVSSIRNLKMFKMEISEVLAQEKAEAEQAEKESMQEKRLDSRADARLSELMKEDPEMAKQLIAQREALNKSKSKPKPAPPAQKKPQQQQPQQPPQPMPGGYPPQYQQPMYPPQPMPGQPMPYPPQYQGQPMPPGGYPPPGYPQQPYPPQQQPYPQQPPQQPMPQQQQPPQQQPQQPQAPAPQQPAPTGQQPPATQQPPQAAPPQQQPPAPQQPAAQKEEEKEQKSRNDDDLPFMEELPDVI, encoded by the coding sequence GTGGCTGATACAGAAACGACAGAAACAGAAAATGATAAAATCGTTGATGAGTATGAACTCGTCAGTCTCATTGCCGATGGTACGTCGACTCAGGTCTGGGAAGTCAAAGAACAGGGGGGCGCGACCACATTCGCCATGAAGCGGATGCTCCCCGAAGCGATGAAGAAACCCGAAGTCATCGCCACGATGAAACTGGAGGCCAAAGTCGGAGCCGCCCTGGATCACCCCAATCTGATCCAGCTGCATAAGTACGTCAAAAACAAAAAAAACGCGTACCTGGTGATGGATTACTTCCGCGCACCAAACCTGCGATCCCAGATTTCGAGTGATCGCCTCAGTGTTCAGAACCGCTTGCGCAAGCTGATTGAATCCACCGCCATGGCTTTGGGCCACATGCACGACAAAGGCTGGGTCCACAAGGATATCAAACCGGAGAATATTCTGATCAGCAAAAGCTCCGAAGTGAAAATCATCGACTTCGGGCTCGCGGTGCCCGTTGCCAAGGGAATTGGCAAACTGTTCGGGAAACCCAAAGCCGTACAGGGAACCCGTTCCTATATCGCTCCGGAAACCATCAAGAAACAACCGCTCGGACCGGGAGCGGATATCTACAGCCTGGGAATTACCATCTATGAAATCCTGACCGGCAAAACGCCTTTCCACGGCGAGAACCCCAAGGAAGTGCTGCTGAAACATATCTCCGAACGCGCGGCTCCGCCTTCCAGCATTAACCCGAACGTCACACCGGAGATGGACGAATTCATCTTGAAGATGCTCGCAAAGAAACCGGAAAACCGTTTCCTTTCGATGGATGAAGTCGTCTCCTCGATCCGCAATCTGAAAATGTTCAAAATGGAAATCTCCGAAGTGCTGGCCCAGGAGAAAGCGGAAGCGGAACAGGCCGAAAAGGAATCGATGCAGGAAAAACGGCTCGACAGTCGTGCCGATGCCCGCCTGTCCGAACTGATGAAAGAAGATCCGGAAATGGCCAAACAGCTGATTGCCCAGCGCGAAGCCTTGAATAAATCCAAATCCAAGCCCAAACCAGCACCGCCCGCACAGAAAAAGCCGCAGCAACAGCAGCCACAACAACCGCCGCAGCCCATGCCCGGTGGATATCCGCCACAGTATCAGCAGCCCATGTATCCGCCTCAGCCGATGCCCGGGCAGCCGATGCCATATCCACCACAGTACCAGGGGCAGCCCATGCCTCCCGGAGGCTATCCGCCGCCAGGCTATCCACAGCAACCCTATCCGCCGCAGCAGCAGCCTTATCCCCAGCAGCCGCCTCAGCAACCGATGCCGCAGCAACAACAGCCGCCTCAGCAGCAGCCGCAGCAACCTCAGGCCCCGGCACCACAGCAGCCGGCTCCCACAGGCCAGCAGCCACCGGCAACACAACAACCACCTCAGGCAGCGCCTCCTCAGCAGCAACCACCGGCTCCCCAGCAGCCTGCTGCCCAAAAAGAGGAAGAAAAAGAGCAGAAATCCCGAAACGACGATGATCTGCCTTTCATGGAAGAATTGCCGGATGTGATCTGA
- a CDS encoding methyltransferase, whose amino-acid sequence MSRRSKKKQRSQKLLPPPEQVLLDFLKADWQPARALCFQPSPQPLTTELLKRTDLQAQLDCFSFDKAVSTQIEQQCTQLQADETLSLTASFQCLCDSEFPETDYDSVLLPLSQQFSDEYVRDLTLSAIRSLGTGGTLTIASPRSKDYEYHKFLQSLFAKVTRVVSEAGIIYQGRKQQDAPAKKTFEDEFAIREGERLLYACTVPGVFSHRRPNQSARTLINLMELTDGSNILNLDCGSGIVSFAAAARCPAASVHAVDTNARAVRCAEQGIAKNELTNVRVELISGEADIAQEAYDYLLTNKSYFTSEEQGEQFLQLCLRTLKPGGLLQFSTKQYQWYAHRLLDLFTDVAIDGAVHHFMLSARKPE is encoded by the coding sequence ATGTCGCGTCGCTCTAAAAAGAAACAACGCTCACAGAAACTGCTGCCCCCTCCCGAGCAGGTGCTGCTCGATTTCCTGAAAGCAGACTGGCAGCCCGCACGCGCGCTCTGTTTTCAGCCCAGCCCCCAACCGCTCACCACCGAACTCCTGAAACGCACCGACCTCCAGGCGCAGCTCGACTGCTTCAGCTTCGACAAAGCCGTCAGTACGCAGATCGAACAGCAATGCACTCAGCTGCAGGCCGACGAGACACTCTCCCTCACAGCCAGTTTCCAGTGTCTCTGCGACAGTGAATTTCCGGAAACGGATTACGACTCCGTACTGCTGCCGCTTTCGCAGCAGTTCTCCGATGAGTATGTCCGTGACCTCACACTCTCTGCCATCCGCAGTCTGGGCACCGGCGGTACGCTGACCATCGCCTCCCCGCGCAGCAAGGATTACGAATACCACAAGTTTCTACAGTCCCTGTTCGCCAAAGTCACGCGGGTGGTCTCCGAGGCAGGCATTATCTACCAGGGCAGGAAACAGCAGGACGCTCCTGCAAAGAAAACATTCGAAGATGAATTTGCGATTCGGGAAGGGGAACGGCTGCTCTACGCCTGCACGGTTCCCGGCGTCTTCAGCCACCGACGTCCGAACCAGAGTGCCCGCACACTGATCAACCTGATGGAACTCACCGACGGTTCAAATATCTTGAATCTCGACTGCGGTTCGGGAATCGTCTCTTTCGCGGCTGCCGCCCGTTGTCCCGCTGCCAGCGTGCATGCCGTCGATACGAACGCCCGCGCTGTCCGCTGTGCAGAGCAGGGGATCGCGAAAAACGAACTTACGAACGTTCGCGTCGAACTCATCAGCGGAGAAGCGGACATTGCACAGGAAGCCTACGACTATCTGCTCACGAACAAATCCTACTTCACCAGCGAAGAGCAGGGGGAGCAGTTTCTGCAACTCTGCCTGAGGACGCTCAAGCCAGGAGGCCTGCTGCAGTTCTCAACCAAACAGTATCAGTGGTACGCCCATCGTCTGCTGGACCTGTTTACTGATGTCGCCATCGACGGGGCCGTACATCATTTCATGCTCAGTGCCCGCAAACCGGAATAG